A single window of Geoalkalibacter sp. DNA harbors:
- a CDS encoding PAS domain-containing protein has product MKRKLSLSTVVLCLVAYAGIFFWQVDSAAQRASDAFLERQLWLARQSALFLERQSAEHSSLEQALAGLRLAGGGAGESRVALFDRLGETLVPAEQDAAPPLHAAPALAARLARGGHGHLRLSVDEAIWLFTYLPLAAGEGRLALVLAAPEAEVVAPVKQLARGQILMHLLLLALALGAVVSLRRRHGGMPAAAGPGPAATELEELREQCRVLAQENALLGAVRREYQLLVEGAEQGLARLNSNGLLLFCSKPLLELVGRERKELLGRNLLDLDLFAEGREELRQALGRLREGETAQPVLCALKGRGGLRQLELRLSPLRVEGEVTGILLQAQERVTAAPYLRMSNS; this is encoded by the coding sequence TTGAAGCGAAAACTTTCCCTCAGCACCGTCGTCCTATGCCTTGTGGCTTATGCCGGGATTTTTTTCTGGCAGGTCGATAGCGCCGCGCAGCGGGCGAGCGACGCCTTTCTTGAGCGCCAGCTGTGGCTGGCGCGGCAGAGTGCTTTGTTCCTTGAGCGGCAGTCCGCGGAACATTCCTCCCTGGAGCAGGCGCTCGCGGGGCTGCGCCTTGCCGGGGGCGGGGCGGGCGAGAGTCGTGTGGCGCTCTTTGATCGTCTTGGCGAAACGCTTGTCCCCGCGGAACAAGACGCCGCGCCGCCGCTGCACGCCGCGCCCGCCCTGGCGGCGCGCCTGGCGCGCGGGGGGCATGGCCATCTGCGCTTGTCCGTGGACGAAGCGATCTGGCTGTTCACCTATCTGCCCCTGGCCGCCGGCGAGGGGCGGCTGGCCTTGGTGCTGGCGGCGCCGGAGGCCGAGGTGGTCGCCCCCGTCAAGCAGTTGGCGCGCGGTCAGATCCTCATGCATCTGTTGCTGTTGGCCCTGGCGTTGGGCGCCGTTGTTTCTCTACGTCGGCGACATGGCGGCATGCCTGCCGCCGCCGGTCCCGGGCCCGCCGCGACGGAGCTTGAGGAGCTGCGCGAGCAGTGTCGCGTCCTTGCCCAGGAAAACGCCCTGCTCGGGGCCGTGCGGCGCGAATATCAGCTGCTCGTCGAAGGCGCCGAACAGGGCCTCGCGCGCCTGAATTCCAACGGCCTGCTGCTGTTTTGCAGCAAGCCCCTGCTGGAGTTGGTGGGGCGAGAGCGCAAGGAGTTGCTGGGGCGCAATCTGCTTGATCTCGATCTGTTCGCCGAGGGGCGCGAGGAACTGCGGCAGGCCCTGGGCCGGCTGCGCGAGGGCGAGACGGCCCAGCCCGTGTTGTGCGCTCTGAAGGGGCGCGGCGGCTTGCGACAGCTGGAACTGCGTCTTTCTCCCCTGCGCGTGGAGGGCGAAGTGACCGGCATTCTCCTGCAGGCGCAGGAGCGGGTGACGGCGGCTCCCTATCTGAGGATGTCGAATTCGTAG
- a CDS encoding DUF4136 domain-containing protein: MPPRLTFYLILLLSLVFAGCAKGPSIQVRHDQNIDFEQFHSFQWLEGTPQARLDAVADDDIDRLIRNAIVFHLENRGLRRVAENGDLLVTFRSTLRQAVESAPVDPGRESSWGFSPWAVVSRPPEASLSIDLLDPQTKAPLWQGSARTKVRSREEARSKIHEAVREMLAGYPPRPR, from the coding sequence ATGCCGCCACGCCTGACTTTCTACCTGATCCTGCTGTTGAGCCTGGTCTTTGCGGGCTGCGCCAAAGGGCCCAGCATTCAGGTCCGCCACGACCAAAACATCGATTTCGAGCAGTTCCACAGCTTCCAGTGGCTCGAAGGCACCCCCCAGGCGCGCCTCGATGCCGTCGCCGACGACGATATCGACCGGCTGATCCGCAACGCCATCGTCTTTCATCTGGAAAATCGCGGCCTGCGGCGGGTCGCGGAAAACGGCGACCTGCTGGTCACGTTCCGCTCCACCCTGCGCCAGGCGGTGGAAAGCGCGCCCGTCGACCCGGGGCGCGAATCCTCCTGGGGCTTTTCCCCCTGGGCCGTGGTGTCGCGTCCCCCCGAGGCCAGCCTCAGCATCGACCTGCTCGACCCGCAAACCAAGGCGCCCCTATGGCAGGGCAGCGCCCGCACCAAGGTGCGCAGCCGCGAGGAGGCGCGCAGCAAGATTCACGAGGCGGTGCGCGAAATGCTCGCGGGCTATCCGCCGCGTCCCCGCTGA
- the pal gene encoding peptidoglycan-associated lipoprotein Pal — MSRINQIVRMALVLAALSLVFAGCAKKPVGTDASQAGLGDGRAAGDVSGYGDGSLRESAVGERDAYGRPGAADIAAALERVHFEYDSYTLSQRAQETLTRNAAYLRANPDVKVLIEGHTDERGSDEYNLALGERRAQAVRNYLVTLGIAAERLSVISYGEELPLDPASNEDAWAKNRRAEFKPVL; from the coding sequence ATGAGCAGAATCAACCAAATTGTGCGTATGGCCCTGGTGCTGGCCGCCCTCTCGTTGGTGTTCGCGGGCTGCGCCAAGAAGCCGGTGGGAACCGATGCCTCCCAGGCGGGCTTGGGCGATGGTCGAGCCGCCGGTGATGTTTCCGGTTACGGCGACGGCTCCCTGCGCGAGAGCGCGGTGGGCGAGCGCGATGCCTATGGCCGTCCCGGCGCGGCCGACATCGCCGCCGCCCTGGAGCGCGTTCACTTCGAGTATGATTCCTACACCCTGAGCCAGCGTGCCCAGGAGACGCTTACCCGCAACGCCGCCTATCTGCGCGCCAATCCCGATGTCAAGGTACTCATCGAGGGCCACACCGACGAACGTGGCTCCGACGAGTACAACCTGGCCCTGGGCGAGCGTCGCGCCCAGGCGGTGCGCAATTACCTGGTGACCCTGGGCATCGCCGCCGAGCGCCTGTCGGTCATCTCCTACGGCGAGGAACTGCCCCTTGACCCGGCCAGCAACGAGGACGCCTGGGCCAAGAACCGTCGCGCCGAATTCAAGCCGGTACTTTAA
- the ybgF gene encoding tol-pal system protein YbgF: MRNTSRILLPLLLLSLLAGGCIPSQSQLRMEQDMQELPRRLAELERQTIGRTQEQGQELGGRLDALARQQAENQASLDTLRVDLQSVNGRLEDSSRGQAQLRDEMRLLRDDLSLKVSALEDRVGRLEGGGGVAAAAPGAARPVAAGQGSPEALYQRGLDQIMRQNDFAGGRQSLEEFLKNHPNHELSINAMYWVGEAFYGERKYENAILQFQDVIQKHGEHPKAASAMLKQGMAFEALGDRRNARVIMEKVIEAYPLSDEAKKARGYLDQWR; this comes from the coding sequence ATGCGTAACACATCGCGAATTCTTTTGCCCCTGCTGCTGCTGAGCCTGTTGGCCGGCGGCTGTATTCCCAGCCAGAGCCAGCTGCGCATGGAACAGGACATGCAGGAGCTCCCGCGCCGTCTGGCCGAACTGGAGCGCCAGACCATCGGCCGCACCCAGGAGCAGGGCCAGGAACTGGGCGGACGCCTTGACGCCCTGGCCCGCCAGCAGGCGGAAAACCAGGCGTCTCTCGATACCCTGCGCGTCGATCTGCAGTCGGTCAACGGCCGCCTCGAGGACAGCTCCCGCGGCCAGGCGCAGCTGCGCGACGAGATGCGCCTGCTGCGCGACGATCTCAGTCTCAAGGTCAGCGCCCTGGAGGATCGCGTTGGACGCCTGGAGGGAGGCGGCGGCGTGGCCGCGGCGGCTCCCGGGGCGGCGCGCCCGGTAGCCGCGGGCCAGGGATCGCCCGAAGCGCTCTACCAGCGCGGCCTCGATCAGATCATGCGGCAGAACGATTTTGCCGGAGGGCGCCAATCCCTCGAGGAGTTCCTCAAGAACCACCCCAACCACGAGCTGTCCATCAACGCCATGTACTGGGTGGGCGAGGCTTTCTACGGCGAGCGCAAGTACGAGAACGCCATCCTGCAGTTCCAGGACGTGATCCAGAAGCACGGCGAGCATCCCAAGGCCGCCTCGGCCATGCTCAAGCAGGGCATGGCCTTCGAGGCCCTGGGCGATCGGCGCAACGCCCGAGTCATCATGGAGAAGGTCATCGAGGCCTATCCCCTTTCCGACGAGGCGAAAAAAGCGCGCGGCTATCTGGACCAGTGGCGCTAG
- a CDS encoding MoaD/ThiS family protein: MPEASVKSSGSVVVRMFGALHSLRRSRGLPATVELELPPEGRTAQQIAEELELPLERIEAVFINHRTYDLDHRIRPGDRLAFVPPGVPGPHRFCLGIHPANRKSRGGEGS, translated from the coding sequence ATGCCCGAAGCTTCCGTGAAGTCATCCGGCTCCGTCGTCGTCCGCATGTTCGGCGCGCTGCACAGTCTGCGGCGCAGCCGCGGCCTGCCCGCCACCGTCGAACTGGAGCTGCCGCCCGAGGGTCGCACCGCCCAGCAGATCGCCGAGGAGCTCGAACTGCCCCTGGAGCGCATCGAGGCGGTCTTCATCAATCACCGCACCTACGACCTCGATCACCGCATCCGCCCCGGCGACCGCCTCGCCTTCGTGCCGCCGGGGGTGCCCGGACCGCACCGCTTCTGCCTCGGCATCCATCCGGCCAACCGCAAATCGCGCGGCGGCGAAGGCTCCTGA
- the ilvA gene encoding threonine ammonia-lyase, with protein MPSLAEIREAADHLRGRVRRTELIHSPYFSERLGAPLYFKCENLQRTGSFKIRGATWFLARQEPERLARGVITASAGNHAQGVALAASRAGIAATVVMPETTPLAKILAARDYGARVILRGLGYDEAAIEAHRLEQEQGLLYVPAFDDPLIMAGQGTIGLEILEDLPEVETVVVPVGGGGLISGIASALKAQRPRVRLIGVEAAGAAAALRSRQAGHRVVLPEAHSLADGIALKAVGELTWPLIEEWVDELVVVEEEPIAQAIVTLLEKAKLVTEGAGAVGLAALFGPDAPLHRGATVCVLSGGNIDVQTLERVVERGLLEEGRYLKLRLELPDVPGALARLTQVIGAAGANIFAVRHDRRRSRLPLGKAEVQLELETRGLEHIAALRDQLRTEGYEFDILR; from the coding sequence ATGCCGAGTCTTGCCGAAATCCGTGAGGCCGCCGATCATCTGCGCGGCCGGGTGCGGCGCACCGAACTGATCCACTCGCCCTATTTCTCCGAGCGCCTCGGCGCGCCCCTGTACTTCAAGTGCGAAAATCTGCAGCGCACCGGCTCCTTCAAGATCCGCGGCGCCACCTGGTTTCTCGCCCGCCAGGAACCCGAGCGCCTGGCGCGGGGCGTGATCACCGCCTCGGCGGGCAACCACGCCCAGGGGGTGGCCCTGGCCGCGAGCCGCGCCGGCATCGCCGCCACGGTGGTCATGCCCGAAACCACGCCCCTCGCCAAGATCCTCGCCGCCCGTGACTACGGCGCGCGGGTCATCCTGCGCGGACTCGGCTACGACGAGGCGGCCATTGAGGCGCATCGCCTGGAGCAGGAACAGGGCCTGCTCTACGTGCCGGCCTTCGATGATCCACTGATCATGGCCGGCCAGGGCACCATCGGCCTGGAAATTCTCGAGGATCTGCCCGAGGTCGAAACGGTGGTGGTGCCGGTGGGCGGCGGCGGTCTGATTTCCGGCATCGCATCGGCCCTCAAGGCGCAGCGGCCGAGGGTGCGCCTCATCGGTGTCGAGGCGGCGGGCGCGGCCGCGGCCCTGCGTTCGCGACAAGCCGGGCACCGGGTGGTGCTGCCCGAGGCGCACAGCCTCGCCGACGGCATCGCTCTCAAGGCCGTGGGTGAGCTGACCTGGCCCCTCATCGAGGAATGGGTGGACGAGCTGGTCGTGGTCGAGGAAGAACCCATCGCCCAGGCCATCGTCACCCTGCTGGAAAAAGCCAAGCTGGTCACCGAAGGGGCAGGCGCGGTGGGCCTCGCCGCCCTGTTCGGTCCGGACGCGCCGCTGCATCGCGGCGCCACGGTGTGCGTGCTTTCGGGGGGAAATATCGACGTGCAGACCCTGGAGCGGGTGGTGGAGCGCGGGCTGCTGGAGGAGGGACGCTATCTCAAGCTGCGCCTGGAGCTACCCGACGTGCCCGGGGCCCTGGCGCGGCTGACCCAGGTGATCGGCGCGGCGGGCGCCAACATCTTCGCCGTGCGCCACGACCGGCGCCGCTCGCGGCTGCCCCTGGGCAAGGCCGAGGTGCAACTCGAACTGGAAACGCGCGGCCTCGAGCACATCGCCGCGCTGCGCGACCAGCTAAGGACCGAAGGCTACGAATTCGACATCCTCAGATAG
- the tolB gene encoding Tol-Pal system beta propeller repeat protein TolB, with the protein MVRAFTALLLLLTLAAPAAAQIEIRAPGQQTIPLALTQFLPREVTPRPEVAAQIDQVLQADLDLSGLFSFIDPAAFLGDARRIGLLSSEVDFAEWRLLGAEVLIKGTYSVQGDNLVLEARLFDVVRRRLLDGRRYVGRVADARQMAHTFADQILKSLTGIEGPFNSKIAFISNATGHKELYIMDVDGHNPTRLTDHRSIVLNPDFSPVSKEVIFTSYKQTNPDLYRKEIYSGREARLSAREGLNISARYRPDGREIALTLSYQGNPDLYLMGTDGSLNRRLTQDWNIDVDATWSPSADRLAFISDRQGGPHVFIMDLQGGNLRRLTPSGTYNATPDWHPKDERIVFTRLEGGRFDIYTIRADGSDERRLTFGAGSKEHPRWSHDGRFIVYSSTQDGRKAIFVMRADGTGARRISPPGGEASHPAWSGPWR; encoded by the coding sequence ATGGTGCGTGCGTTCACCGCTTTGTTGCTGTTGCTGACCCTGGCCGCGCCGGCCGCCGCGCAGATCGAAATCCGCGCCCCGGGCCAGCAGACCATTCCCCTGGCGCTGACCCAGTTTCTGCCGCGCGAAGTCACTCCGCGGCCCGAGGTGGCGGCGCAAATCGATCAGGTCCTGCAGGCCGATCTCGATCTCTCGGGGCTGTTTTCCTTCATCGACCCGGCCGCCTTTCTCGGCGACGCGCGGCGCATCGGACTGCTCAGCAGCGAGGTGGATTTCGCCGAATGGCGCCTGCTCGGCGCCGAGGTGCTGATCAAGGGCACCTACTCGGTGCAGGGCGACAACCTGGTGCTCGAGGCGCGCCTCTTCGACGTGGTGCGCCGCCGCCTGCTCGACGGGCGGCGCTACGTGGGGCGCGTCGCCGACGCGCGGCAGATGGCCCACACATTCGCCGACCAGATCCTCAAGAGTCTGACCGGCATCGAGGGGCCCTTCAATTCCAAGATCGCCTTTATTTCCAACGCCACCGGGCACAAGGAGCTCTACATCATGGATGTGGACGGGCACAACCCCACCCGTCTCACCGACCATCGCTCCATCGTGCTCAATCCCGACTTCTCGCCGGTGAGCAAGGAGGTGATCTTCACCTCCTACAAGCAGACCAATCCCGACCTCTACCGCAAGGAGATCTATTCCGGGCGCGAGGCGCGCCTCTCGGCGCGCGAGGGGCTCAACATCAGCGCCCGCTATCGCCCCGACGGGCGGGAAATCGCCCTGACCCTGAGCTACCAGGGCAATCCCGATCTCTACCTCATGGGCACCGACGGCTCCCTCAACCGGCGCCTGACCCAGGACTGGAACATCGACGTGGATGCCACCTGGAGTCCTTCCGCGGATCGTCTGGCCTTTATTTCCGACCGCCAGGGCGGCCCCCACGTGTTCATCATGGATTTGCAAGGTGGCAATCTGCGCCGACTCACCCCCTCGGGCACCTACAACGCCACCCCCGACTGGCATCCCAAGGACGAGCGCATCGTCTTCACCCGCCTGGAGGGCGGGCGCTTCGACATCTACACCATCCGCGCCGACGGCAGCGACGAGCGGCGCCTGACCTTCGGCGCGGGCAGCAAGGAACATCCGCGCTGGAGCCACGACGGGCGCTTCATCGTCTATTCCTCGACCCAGGACGGGCGCAAGGCCATCTTCGTCATGCGCGCCGACGGCACCGGGGCGCGGCGCATTTCCCCGCCGGGCGGCGAGGCCTCCCATCCGGCCTGGTCGGGGCCTTGGCGGTAA
- a CDS encoding TonB C-terminal domain-containing protein: protein MSPDLSRSRHSSPARGFSPMVALSLLLHTAVVVLLGGVFHTAPKREPRPVYYVDLSQMPVANPQAGRPEAPAAKPEAAQAAARPAAPAPPKPEAKPVEVARPKPPEPKPEPKPEPKPEPKPAPKPEPKPEAKPAPKPEPKPAPKPEPKPDTRQAELDKRMAELREQARRQEERAALDKSLAALSAKDTRGGSPIPDAPLGMPDGRGTEAGASYAAWMNEFFRQQWKLSKYQVSRLDLEAELVIIYDARGNLIDYRFVRESGDRVFDDSVRAAVLREKKLPFEPGRRWEERYVFNLKDLME, encoded by the coding sequence ATGAGTCCTGACCTCTCCCGTTCGCGCCATTCCTCCCCAGCGCGCGGCTTCAGCCCCATGGTGGCGTTGTCGCTGCTGCTGCACACCGCCGTGGTGGTGCTGCTCGGCGGGGTTTTCCACACGGCGCCCAAGCGCGAGCCGCGCCCGGTCTACTACGTGGATCTGTCCCAGATGCCCGTGGCCAATCCCCAGGCGGGCCGCCCCGAGGCACCGGCGGCCAAGCCCGAGGCGGCGCAGGCCGCCGCCCGGCCCGCCGCGCCCGCGCCGCCCAAGCCCGAGGCCAAGCCGGTCGAGGTGGCGCGGCCCAAGCCGCCGGAACCCAAGCCCGAGCCCAAACCGGAGCCCAAGCCCGAGCCGAAGCCGGCCCCCAAGCCGGAACCCAAGCCCGAAGCCAAGCCGGCGCCGAAACCCGAGCCCAAGCCCGCGCCCAAACCGGAACCCAAGCCCGACACGCGCCAGGCCGAGTTGGACAAGCGCATGGCCGAGCTGCGCGAGCAGGCGCGGCGCCAGGAGGAGCGGGCGGCCCTCGACAAAAGCCTGGCGGCCCTCTCCGCCAAGGACACCCGGGGCGGCTCGCCCATTCCCGACGCGCCCCTGGGCATGCCCGACGGGCGCGGCACCGAGGCGGGCGCCTCCTATGCGGCCTGGATGAACGAATTTTTCCGACAGCAGTGGAAACTCTCCAAGTATCAGGTCAGCCGCCTCGACCTCGAAGCCGAGCTCGTCATCATCTATGATGCGCGCGGCAACCTCATCGACTATCGCTTCGTGCGCGAATCGGGCGACCGGGTCTTCGACGATTCGGTGCGCGCCGCCGTTCTGCGCGAGAAGAAGCTGCCCTTCGAGCCCGGTCGCCGTTGGGAAGAGCGCTATGTTTTCAACCTCAAGGATTTGATGGAGTAA
- the tolQ gene encoding protein TolQ, with product MDMILAAGPVVKLVVLVLVYFSVVSWAIIFYKGRVVYRALRDSEKFLDFFWAKKRFDLISQGLRDFPHAPLSVLFREAYQEMMKGQRRREGEEAAPSVDFGGGDNVARALRRATTSEIQRLEKFLPFLATTGSIAPFIGLFGTVWGIMDSFHGIGETGSASLAVVAPGISEALLATAIGLAAAIPAVVGYNHYIAKITNLSNEMDIFSQELLNIVERMGRR from the coding sequence GTGGACATGATTCTCGCCGCCGGTCCGGTGGTCAAGCTCGTAGTGCTGGTGCTGGTGTATTTTTCCGTGGTGTCCTGGGCCATCATTTTCTACAAGGGCCGCGTGGTGTACCGCGCCCTGCGCGATTCGGAGAAGTTCCTTGATTTTTTCTGGGCCAAGAAGCGCTTTGACCTGATCAGCCAGGGGCTGCGCGATTTTCCCCATGCGCCGCTCAGCGTGCTGTTTCGCGAGGCCTACCAGGAAATGATGAAAGGCCAGCGCCGCCGCGAGGGCGAGGAGGCGGCGCCCTCCGTGGACTTCGGCGGCGGCGACAACGTCGCGCGCGCCCTGCGCCGCGCCACCACCTCGGAAATCCAGCGCCTCGAGAAGTTTCTGCCCTTTCTCGCCACCACCGGCTCCATCGCGCCCTTCATCGGTCTGTTCGGCACCGTGTGGGGCATCATGGATTCCTTCCACGGCATCGGCGAAACGGGCAGCGCCTCCCTGGCGGTGGTGGCGCCGGGCATCTCCGAGGCCCTGCTGGCCACCGCCATCGGTCTGGCCGCGGCCATTCCGGCGGTGGTGGGCTATAACCACTACATCGCCAAGATCACCAACCTGAGCAACGAAATGGATATCTTCTCCCAGGAGCTGCTCAACATCGTCGAGCGGATGGGGAGGCGCTGA
- a CDS encoding ExbD/TolR family protein — protein MEVGSRDGGGRRMLSQINVTPFVDVMLVLLIMFMVTVPMMQSGVEVNLPEVAEVPTFDQAKEPLVVSLTRAGEIAIGTVKVENPDQLMPVLRQAMAGRESQEVFLEADRDVPYGRVVQVMAAIRGAGITKLGMLAQPPEEPAPRRR, from the coding sequence ATGGAAGTCGGTAGTCGCGATGGGGGAGGGCGGCGCATGCTCTCCCAGATCAACGTCACGCCCTTCGTCGACGTCATGCTGGTGCTGCTGATCATGTTCATGGTCACGGTGCCCATGATGCAGAGCGGGGTCGAGGTCAATCTGCCCGAGGTGGCCGAGGTCCCGACCTTCGACCAGGCCAAGGAGCCCCTGGTGGTGAGCCTCACCCGCGCCGGCGAGATCGCCATCGGCACGGTCAAGGTCGAGAATCCCGACCAGCTCATGCCGGTGCTGCGCCAGGCCATGGCCGGGCGCGAGAGCCAGGAGGTGTTTCTCGAAGCCGATCGCGACGTGCCCTATGGGCGGGTGGTGCAGGTCATGGCCGCCATTCGCGGTGCCGGCATCACCAAGCTCGGCATGCTCGCCCAGCCGCCCGAGGAGCCTGCCCCGCGCAGGCGCTGA